The following are encoded together in the Pedobacter steynii genome:
- a CDS encoding RagB/SusD family nutrient uptake outer membrane protein, with protein MKSISIVLSCMLFISLQACKLTDVTDLKPENKLDESTVVVDIPSAEKLLAGAYYSLRDEPLANQTPIYVGLMGLNVTAAGASSNPYLNNNVPPNNSSLNSYLYGGPYQLIQTANFVILKTGALTLTDPRKAQIISEAKFLRALGHFYILRLFGQFWDMGSSYGIEIKDIPNSPVAARASVKLSYEFILSDLDAAISDCPEYKTGVMKGYATKLAAKALKARVLLYKKDYAAAAILAKEVMSGPALLSGDFVRLFTNEKYNADEVLLASITFANNNNIYFENGKSYYWTDGGYKFTDRYTELLRQDARKSIIVRTPSDPADLLKWHGNGKFSTGVQGSRNDTEYYLRLAEVYLIYAEAEARRPGGNLDDALKALNILHTKRGNPEVTASGQKDLLQLVRKEKELELGGESGEDWYDLVRYIKNGDLQATAVKQSLTDENKLILPIPQVSVDASNHLIKQNPGY; from the coding sequence ATGAAATCTATATCAATCGTTTTAAGCTGTATGCTGTTTATTAGTTTGCAGGCTTGTAAATTAACGGATGTAACAGACCTTAAGCCGGAAAACAAGCTGGATGAAAGTACTGTGGTTGTCGATATTCCTTCTGCTGAGAAATTGTTGGCAGGCGCATATTATAGCTTAAGAGATGAACCGCTGGCTAACCAGACCCCAATTTATGTTGGACTAATGGGACTGAACGTGACGGCCGCCGGTGCATCCAGCAATCCTTATCTTAACAATAATGTGCCTCCAAATAACAGCAGCTTAAATAGTTATTTATACGGAGGGCCATATCAACTTATTCAGACGGCTAACTTTGTAATTCTGAAAACCGGCGCTTTAACCCTTACAGATCCACGTAAAGCCCAGATCATTTCAGAAGCAAAATTTCTCCGTGCGTTGGGACATTTTTACATCCTGCGTCTCTTCGGTCAGTTCTGGGATATGGGGTCCAGTTACGGAATTGAAATCAAGGATATTCCGAATTCACCTGTTGCTGCAAGGGCAAGCGTTAAGCTCTCTTATGAATTTATCCTTTCGGATCTGGATGCAGCAATCAGTGATTGCCCGGAGTATAAAACCGGAGTCATGAAGGGATATGCGACCAAACTTGCTGCAAAAGCTTTAAAGGCAAGGGTGTTGTTGTATAAAAAAGATTATGCTGCGGCAGCCATATTGGCTAAAGAGGTGATGTCTGGTCCGGCACTACTGTCAGGAGACTTTGTTCGTCTTTTTACAAATGAAAAGTACAATGCTGATGAAGTGCTGTTGGCCTCTATTACTTTTGCCAATAACAACAATATCTATTTTGAGAATGGAAAATCCTATTATTGGACTGATGGGGGATATAAATTTACAGACCGGTATACTGAATTATTAAGGCAGGATGCCAGAAAATCGATTATTGTGAGAACTCCTTCAGATCCGGCAGATTTGTTGAAATGGCACGGTAACGGGAAGTTCAGTACAGGTGTACAAGGCAGCAGAAACGATACCGAATATTATCTGCGTTTGGCGGAAGTTTATCTGATTTACGCAGAGGCAGAAGCCAGAAGACCAGGTGGAAACTTAGACGATGCCCTTAAAGCATTGAATATCCTGCACACCAAACGAGGCAATCCGGAAGTGACTGCCTCCGGACAGAAAGACTTACTTCAGCTGGTCAGGAAAGAGAAAGAACTGGAACTGGGTGGAGAATCAGGAGAAGACTGGTATGATCTTGTTCGTTATATCAAAAACGGAGACCTGCAGGCTACAGCTGTAAAACAAAGCCTTACAGACGAAAACAAGCTGATTCTTCCCATACCACAAGTGAGTGTTGATGCCTCAAATCATTTAATTAAACAAAACCCCGGATACTAA
- a CDS encoding TlpA disulfide reductase family protein codes for MKKNIILLSLSSICLFATAQVKKDGYTINGKIEGLKSPYMYIYGLGGSDSVSVKNGVFSYKGSVKEPTRIYLTDRKGLQFGLYVENAPVSIKGNVNAIEDMLISGGKTQQESNVLSVSKKDLEKRQKQLYSEYEKAEKAKDAAAIAKIESEFFKSYKESDALNKAFITKHPKSYVSLVNIKDLGSSTDYAELQSLFQSLDAGLKATETGKKMEAMLAVLKKGSNGQKMIDFTQNDMEGKPVSFSSFKGKYVLVDFWASWCGPCRGENPNVLKAYDQFKDKGFTVLGVSLDDNADKWKKAVVEDKMPWTQLSDLKGWKNEVSTYYGIQGIPANYLVDPDGVIIARNLRGEALHEKLKELMK; via the coding sequence ATGAAAAAGAATATCATTTTATTAAGCTTAAGCAGCATTTGCCTGTTTGCCACTGCACAGGTAAAGAAAGATGGTTATACCATCAACGGAAAAATTGAAGGACTAAAAAGTCCATATATGTACATTTACGGTTTGGGAGGAAGTGATTCCGTTTCCGTAAAAAATGGTGTTTTCAGCTATAAGGGTAGTGTTAAGGAACCTACCCGGATTTACCTGACTGACCGGAAGGGATTGCAATTTGGATTGTATGTTGAAAATGCGCCTGTAAGTATTAAGGGCAATGTAAACGCAATTGAAGATATGCTGATCTCGGGAGGGAAGACGCAACAAGAGTCGAATGTCCTAAGTGTGAGCAAAAAAGACCTGGAAAAAAGGCAGAAGCAACTTTACAGCGAGTACGAGAAAGCAGAGAAGGCGAAAGACGCCGCTGCGATCGCAAAGATAGAAAGTGAATTTTTTAAAAGCTATAAGGAATCTGATGCTTTGAATAAAGCATTTATTACTAAGCATCCTAAAAGCTATGTGAGCCTGGTCAATATAAAAGATCTTGGTTCCAGTACAGATTATGCTGAATTACAAAGTCTTTTTCAGTCGCTTGATGCAGGGTTGAAAGCAACAGAGACCGGGAAAAAGATGGAAGCTATGTTAGCCGTATTGAAAAAAGGAAGTAATGGTCAGAAGATGATCGATTTTACCCAGAATGATATGGAAGGCAAGCCCGTTAGTTTTTCTTCTTTTAAAGGGAAGTATGTGTTGGTAGATTTTTGGGCAAGCTGGTGTGGGCCATGCAGAGGCGAGAACCCTAATGTATTGAAAGCATATGACCAGTTTAAAGATAAAGGCTTTACCGTTTTGGGTGTTTCTCTGGACGACAATGCGGATAAATGGAAGAAGGCAGTGGTCGAGGATAAAATGCCCTGGACTCAATTGTCTGACTTGAAAGGATGGAAGAATGAAGTTTCTACTTATTATGGTATCCAGGGAATTCCTGCCAATTATCTTGTAGACCCTGATGGGGTTATTATTGCCAGAAATTTAAGAGGTGAAGCGTTGCATGAGAAGTTGAAAGAATTGATGAAATAG
- a CDS encoding ATP-grasp domain-containing protein — MMKIAYVSYQIQEKYTSTTVDEDKTLLEFLIGKGLSIERVIWNDPAADWKNYEVAIIKSPWDYHEHIAEFKQWLDHLEALNVKLLNPYERVRWNMDKHYLGEIADSGLAVIPSLFLEKGERLDLNALMAHFKTEKLIIKPCISAGAKNTYILTAQNLSGHEAEINGLLQEEAFVAQPFMPEIHDGEWSFLFFEGKYSHSLLKIPKDGDFRVQTYHGGSVNVQQGLDKHIKSAAAYVEQYAQGCLYARVDGLIVNGELNLMELELIEPYLFLDTHQEASENYYKALSANL; from the coding sequence ATGATGAAGATCGCTTATGTTTCTTACCAGATCCAGGAAAAATATACCTCAACCACTGTAGATGAGGATAAAACCTTACTAGAGTTTTTAATAGGCAAAGGCCTTTCCATAGAACGTGTCATATGGAATGATCCTGCGGCAGATTGGAAAAACTATGAGGTAGCCATTATTAAATCCCCATGGGATTACCATGAACACATCGCAGAATTTAAACAATGGCTCGATCATCTGGAAGCTTTAAACGTAAAACTACTGAACCCTTACGAACGGGTAAGGTGGAATATGGACAAACATTACCTCGGCGAAATTGCAGACTCGGGCTTAGCCGTAATCCCTTCTTTATTCCTTGAAAAGGGAGAGCGTCTGGACCTGAATGCACTTATGGCCCATTTCAAGACCGAAAAGCTAATCATCAAGCCTTGCATCAGTGCAGGAGCTAAAAACACTTATATTTTAACAGCTCAGAACCTTTCCGGTCATGAAGCTGAAATTAACGGATTATTACAGGAAGAAGCTTTTGTAGCCCAGCCTTTTATGCCGGAGATCCATGATGGAGAATGGTCGTTTCTCTTCTTTGAAGGAAAGTATAGCCATTCTTTATTGAAAATACCAAAAGATGGTGATTTCAGGGTGCAAACTTATCACGGTGGTAGCGTGAATGTTCAGCAAGGCCTCGACAAACATATTAAAAGTGCCGCAGCTTATGTTGAACAATATGCACAGGGTTGTTTGTATGCGAGAGTTGATGGCTTAATTGTAAACGGGGAATTAAACCTGATGGAACTGGAACTGATCGAGCCCTATCTTTTCTTAGATACCCATCAGGAAGCTTCAGAAAATTACTACAAGGCCCTGTCCGCCAACCTATAA
- a CDS encoding Ada metal-binding domain-containing protein, translating to MISHLSLGLHPDERKKQLASLIKAGKIKFGGYKKNKIYGLLNCSSGKRMKVENRVFFKDEQEALQAGYRPCGHCLPQAYNIWKLTH from the coding sequence ATGATCTCTCATTTAAGCCTTGGCCTCCATCCCGATGAACGAAAAAAGCAACTTGCCTCTTTGATAAAAGCGGGAAAAATCAAGTTTGGAGGGTATAAAAAAAACAAAATATATGGCCTGCTGAACTGCTCCTCGGGGAAACGCATGAAAGTAGAAAACCGGGTCTTTTTTAAGGATGAGCAGGAGGCCCTGCAGGCAGGCTACAGACCTTGCGGCCATTGCCTTCCTCAAGCCTATAACATATGGAAATTAACCCATTAA
- a CDS encoding RNA polymerase sigma factor: MTIQNRLSDQELVALLKERNQAAFTEIYDRYWRIMYGHVYKMLLDEEESKDVIQELFSNLWINSDRIPDQLNLPGYLYIMAKNKVLNLIRRNKFQTAYLNSLSDFITEASTATIDQLNERDLAMAIEREIQSLPPRMKQVFELSRKENLSYKEIADRLGTSEETVKKQVHNSIKSIKHHLKESGGAAVLLLTFLR, from the coding sequence ATGACAATTCAAAACAGGCTTTCTGATCAGGAACTGGTGGCTCTTTTAAAAGAGAGAAATCAAGCTGCATTCACGGAAATCTACGACAGGTATTGGCGGATCATGTATGGTCATGTTTATAAGATGCTATTGGACGAAGAGGAGTCAAAAGATGTCATTCAGGAACTATTTAGCAATTTATGGATCAATTCTGATCGTATTCCGGATCAGTTAAACCTTCCGGGGTACCTGTATATAATGGCAAAAAATAAGGTACTAAACTTGATCCGCAGGAATAAGTTTCAGACTGCCTACCTCAATTCTTTGTCAGATTTTATCACGGAGGCCAGTACGGCTACCATAGATCAGTTGAATGAACGTGATTTGGCTATGGCCATAGAAAGAGAAATTCAAAGTCTTCCGCCAAGGATGAAACAGGTTTTTGAATTAAGCAGGAAAGAGAACCTTTCCTATAAAGAGATTGCAGACCGGCTGGGAACGTCAGAAGAAACCGTTAAAAAGCAGGTGCACAATTCTATCAAATCTATCAAACATCACCTGAAGGAATCAGGCGGAGCTGCAGTGTTATTGCTGACTTTTCTACGCTGA
- a CDS encoding FecR family protein, whose translation MNHQEVQKLIESYNQGTASPEERAWIDHWYLKEAAKRSLTEDQDFDHLNGEIWDGVLSRAGLSQKKQAKIWYRIMAAAAVLLIVGAGIWFYKNNHLADPLPKEKQYVQDLPAGGNKAVLTLGNGEKVVLTDVAEGKIAEQAGINISKTADGQLIYTIDPSAAQNENTSMTYNTIETPKGGQYQINLPDGTRVWLNASSSLKYPTRFIANERKVELKGEGYFEVARDPGKPFRVMSSKQEVEVLGTHFNINAYADENGIRTTLLEGSVKVKESGHDALLKPGEQSLLSGNRMEIKPVDTEMAVAWKDGYFLFKKASIQTLMRQLSRWYDVEVIYSGNIPATSFTGKVHRNTSLAQTLELLSFSKVNFRIEGKRMSIIYPSSGIPK comes from the coding sequence ATGAACCATCAGGAAGTACAGAAACTCATCGAAAGCTACAACCAGGGGACTGCAAGCCCGGAAGAACGGGCATGGATAGACCATTGGTATCTGAAAGAGGCTGCCAAAAGAAGTCTGACTGAAGATCAGGATTTTGATCACCTGAATGGAGAAATATGGGACGGTGTACTGAGCAGGGCCGGCCTTTCGCAAAAGAAACAAGCTAAGATCTGGTATCGGATCATGGCTGCTGCAGCAGTTCTGCTGATTGTAGGAGCAGGAATCTGGTTTTATAAAAATAACCATCTGGCTGATCCCTTACCAAAAGAGAAACAGTATGTTCAGGATCTTCCTGCCGGAGGAAATAAAGCGGTATTGACCCTTGGGAACGGTGAAAAAGTAGTACTGACGGATGTAGCCGAGGGAAAAATTGCCGAGCAGGCCGGAATCAATATCAGCAAAACTGCAGATGGACAACTGATTTATACAATAGATCCTTCGGCAGCTCAAAATGAAAATACTTCGATGACTTATAATACCATCGAAACGCCTAAGGGGGGGCAGTATCAGATCAATTTGCCCGATGGGACCAGAGTCTGGCTGAATGCTTCTTCCTCCCTGAAGTATCCCACCCGGTTTATTGCAAACGAAAGAAAAGTTGAACTGAAAGGCGAAGGCTATTTTGAGGTTGCCCGGGATCCGGGAAAACCTTTTCGCGTGATGAGCAGCAAGCAGGAGGTAGAGGTATTGGGAACGCATTTTAACATCAACGCCTATGCAGATGAAAATGGCATCCGGACCACTTTACTGGAAGGAAGCGTAAAAGTAAAAGAATCGGGGCATGATGCCCTGCTCAAACCAGGGGAACAATCTTTGCTGAGCGGGAATAGAATGGAGATTAAACCGGTGGATACGGAAATGGCAGTGGCCTGGAAAGATGGATACTTCCTATTTAAAAAAGCAAGTATTCAAACCCTGATGCGGCAATTGTCGAGGTGGTATGATGTAGAAGTCATTTATTCAGGGAACATTCCGGCAACTTCATTTACAGGGAAAGTACACCGCAATACGAGTCTTGCACAAACATTGGAGCTTCTCAGTTTTTCAAAAGTTAATTTCAGGATCGAAGGAAAAAGAATGAGCATTATATATCCTTCCTCTGGAATACCAAAATAA
- a CDS encoding SusC/RagA family TonB-linked outer membrane protein, whose amino-acid sequence MKLTTFLMMISLMYASAKGYSQINLNERNTTLDKVFQLIEKQTDYVFIIRNYDASRANISVKLRNVSINEALTQCLKDLPLTFKIIGKNIAIVEKEMAREQLNTPVILPVDVRGRVLDAKGQPLPGVNVMVKGIAGKGTSTDIEGRFSLNANPGDLLVFSFIGFKKKEIRVETALVPDIMLEEEPAQLESVVVVGYGAVKKTDLTGSVSSIGAEKITQVKGVSNVAQTLQGQMAGVQVNQGSGQPGEGMKISIRGTNSISGDNAPLYVIDGILSQGISAQLNVDDIATIDVLKDASSTAIYGSRGANGVIMITTKSGKTGKLQVNYDGYYGFQDLRKRKDLIDASEYGQLQNEVAANDGQPLPFTAEEIKALGKGTDWQSLVYKTAPVQNHTLSFSGGSDHTKYYTSLGYFDQNGIIENSNYRRFSSRINLDQKLNEKIKFNTNLSVVQDRYRQANYAGADFGGVPFQTMVMPPTQGVYDADGKYTVFTGVSWGQTNPIGVAKEQYNPSNTLRILGSAAFTYEVIKDLKLKSSVSIDANNNKTDLYNPPSITFGQPAGKASKSYSNNSSFVNENTLNYNRAFGQHHLDVLAGFSYQYDKNEGLNSNEASGFVTDDYLNHNIQGATNKALPSTSFGERNLISYLGRVNYNYMGRYFATFTGRYDGSSVFGENNKYAFFPSAALAWILSEEDFLKNNATISNLKLRASYGASGSQAISPYQTLARVSAVNPIFNNQPVLGYVLGSLPNRNLKWETTKELDFGLDLGLLQNRIQFTADYYDKKTNDLLLSVDLPQSSGFSAVLQNLGSVQNRGFEFQLNTRNIEGQDFKWSSSLTFSHNTNKVTDLGKAADGSPIVYKEVRAGGNWFPMILGQPMHSFYGQTVAGVYQSDAEALANGEPQKRAGEYKFLDYNGDGRVDDADKHVLANMTPKFTFGFNNSFNYKNFDLSLLFVGSFGNKIVNEFRKYNLTLNGLWTPTQEAFDARWRGPGTSETGDKPSKGSMQYTRDYANSLWVENGSYLKLRDVTLGYTFSPKLLKALNIASIRFYASAQNYFTITKYSGYDPEVSWSVSTVNGWDRGNYPAAKSITTGVKVNF is encoded by the coding sequence ATGAAATTAACCACTTTCCTGATGATGATCAGCCTGATGTATGCAAGTGCAAAAGGCTATAGCCAAATCAATCTGAATGAACGGAATACCACATTGGATAAGGTATTCCAGCTCATTGAAAAACAAACAGATTATGTTTTCATAATCAGGAATTACGATGCCAGTCGGGCGAACATTTCGGTGAAACTTAGAAATGTGTCCATTAATGAGGCTTTGACACAATGTCTTAAAGACCTGCCTTTAACGTTTAAGATCATTGGTAAAAATATCGCCATCGTTGAAAAAGAAATGGCTCGGGAGCAGTTAAATACTCCCGTCATTCTCCCTGTAGACGTCAGAGGGAGGGTGTTAGATGCGAAAGGTCAGCCACTTCCTGGTGTAAATGTGATGGTAAAAGGAATAGCCGGAAAAGGAACCAGTACAGATATAGAGGGTAGGTTTTCCCTTAATGCCAATCCCGGCGACCTGCTGGTATTTAGTTTCATTGGTTTTAAAAAGAAAGAGATAAGGGTAGAGACTGCCCTGGTTCCGGATATCATGCTCGAAGAAGAGCCTGCGCAGCTGGAGTCTGTTGTGGTAGTGGGATACGGTGCGGTAAAAAAGACCGACCTTACCGGTTCCGTATCATCCATAGGTGCAGAAAAGATTACCCAGGTAAAAGGGGTCTCCAATGTTGCGCAGACGCTGCAGGGACAAATGGCAGGTGTACAGGTAAATCAGGGCTCCGGACAGCCAGGTGAGGGGATGAAGATTTCGATCAGGGGAACTAACTCCATCAGTGGCGACAATGCCCCTTTATATGTGATTGATGGAATTCTTTCCCAGGGGATATCTGCCCAGCTCAATGTAGATGACATTGCTACAATTGATGTTTTAAAGGATGCTTCTTCAACGGCTATTTATGGTTCCAGAGGTGCAAATGGCGTCATCATGATCACTACAAAAAGTGGGAAAACCGGAAAGCTTCAGGTGAATTATGACGGATATTACGGATTTCAGGACCTCAGAAAAAGAAAAGACCTGATTGACGCTTCGGAATATGGACAACTTCAAAATGAAGTGGCTGCAAATGATGGTCAGCCTTTACCTTTCACTGCAGAAGAAATTAAAGCCCTTGGAAAAGGAACCGACTGGCAATCTCTGGTTTATAAGACTGCTCCGGTTCAAAACCATACTTTATCATTCTCGGGAGGGTCGGATCATACGAAATACTATACTTCTCTGGGCTATTTCGATCAGAATGGTATTATTGAAAATTCAAACTACAGGCGGTTTTCCTCCCGAATTAACCTGGATCAGAAACTAAACGAGAAAATAAAATTCAATACCAATTTATCCGTGGTTCAGGACCGTTACAGACAGGCAAATTATGCCGGTGCTGATTTTGGCGGTGTCCCTTTCCAGACTATGGTGATGCCACCAACCCAGGGCGTATACGATGCAGATGGAAAATATACTGTATTTACTGGTGTGAGCTGGGGCCAAACCAACCCAATAGGAGTAGCAAAGGAGCAGTACAATCCGAGTAATACCCTGAGAATCCTAGGAAGTGCCGCTTTTACTTATGAGGTCATTAAAGACCTGAAATTAAAAAGTAGTGTCAGCATCGATGCCAATAACAATAAAACAGATCTATATAACCCGCCAAGCATTACTTTTGGCCAGCCTGCAGGAAAGGCCTCCAAGAGCTATAGCAACAATTCTTCTTTTGTAAATGAGAATACTTTGAACTACAACCGTGCCTTTGGACAACATCATTTGGATGTACTGGCGGGGTTTAGTTACCAGTATGATAAAAATGAAGGATTGAATAGTAATGAAGCTTCCGGATTTGTGACAGATGATTATTTAAATCATAACATTCAGGGCGCTACCAATAAAGCCCTGCCCAGCACTTCTTTTGGAGAACGAAACCTGATCTCCTATTTAGGTAGGGTCAATTACAATTATATGGGCAGGTATTTTGCCACTTTTACAGGGAGGTATGATGGCTCTTCTGTATTCGGGGAAAATAATAAATATGCTTTTTTCCCCTCTGCGGCGCTGGCATGGATCTTATCAGAAGAAGATTTTTTGAAAAACAATGCCACGATATCCAATCTGAAACTAAGGGCAAGTTACGGTGCTTCGGGCAGTCAGGCCATTAGCCCGTATCAAACATTGGCAAGGGTATCAGCAGTAAACCCTATTTTCAACAATCAGCCTGTATTGGGTTACGTACTGGGGTCATTACCCAATAGAAACCTGAAATGGGAAACCACCAAGGAACTTGATTTTGGTCTGGATCTGGGACTATTACAGAATAGAATTCAATTTACAGCCGACTACTATGATAAAAAGACGAATGATCTGCTGCTGAGTGTAGATCTGCCACAATCTTCAGGTTTTAGTGCGGTACTGCAAAATCTGGGCTCTGTACAGAACCGGGGTTTTGAGTTCCAGTTGAATACCAGAAACATTGAGGGGCAGGATTTTAAATGGTCCTCTTCCCTGACTTTTTCTCATAATACGAATAAGGTGACCGATCTGGGTAAAGCCGCTGACGGCAGTCCGATTGTATATAAGGAGGTGAGGGCAGGAGGAAACTGGTTTCCGATGATTCTAGGGCAACCTATGCATTCCTTCTATGGGCAAACGGTTGCAGGGGTGTATCAAAGCGATGCCGAAGCGCTCGCAAATGGAGAGCCTCAAAAGCGTGCCGGTGAGTATAAATTTCTGGATTATAATGGGGATGGCAGGGTAGATGACGCTGATAAACATGTCCTGGCCAATATGACCCCTAAATTTACCTTTGGTTTTAACAATAGTTTCAATTATAAAAACTTCGACCTGAGCTTGCTGTTTGTGGGTTCTTTCGGGAATAAAATCGTCAATGAATTCAGAAAATATAACCTGACCTTGAATGGTTTGTGGACACCGACCCAGGAAGCCTTTGATGCCCGATGGAGAGGTCCGGGTACCAGTGAGACCGGTGATAAGCCTTCTAAAGGAAGCATGCAATATACCCGGGATTATGCCAATAGCCTTTGGGTGGAAAACGGTTCTTATCTGAAACTCCGTGATGTTACCCTGGGATATACCTTCTCTCCAAAATTGCTTAAAGCGCTGAATATCGCTTCCATTCGTTTTTATGCCAGCGCCCAGAACTACTTTACCATCACCAAATATTCTGGTTATGATCCGGAAGTTTCCTGGTCTGTGTCGACTGTAAACGGATGGGATAGGGGGAATTATCCTGCTGCAAAATCGATTACCACAGGTGTTAAAGTTAATTTTTAA
- a CDS encoding RagB/SusD family nutrient uptake outer membrane protein: protein MKRYITFSLLTLMLLTTVISGCKKALNEDPKTFISPENFFKNPESYELAVLGIYSGLPLYSGNRAMMLEMCTDIYGAPASAFEQALPMYQNAPASFYYNTREAWGGAYAIIKNANFILEELPKGPLVELKKNQLMAEARFLRAYAYFYLVQLYGDVPMPVKPITDYSKLQMPRTAQTEVYKLILEDLNYAEANLPESTAAQGRVYKLVSTALLAKVYLTMAGNPLKQTQHFAHAKEKAIAVINSGKFQLVNDFASVFHQTAYTSESIWEKLYVTGLGGNPVHGITLTAATYNPILVPADWFINSFATGDRRKQWGIVQNYAGPKGTVLSPFFQKFADVSGVAGGTTSSGAIVSYTFPYLRLAEMYLIAAEAENEVNGPAGAYVYINEIRKRARVNKADVTNVPDLTGLSQQQFREAAWMERKWELCLEGSTWFDLKRTNTMQNIQNRRGAGLVNPIGAYNQTWLIPDNEVVNNNIAQNPVYK from the coding sequence ATGAAACGATATATTACATTTTCTCTGCTTACTTTAATGCTGTTGACAACAGTTATTTCCGGATGTAAAAAAGCATTGAATGAAGATCCTAAAACATTTATTTCACCGGAGAATTTTTTCAAAAACCCAGAAAGCTATGAGCTCGCCGTATTGGGAATTTATTCCGGATTACCACTCTATTCAGGGAACAGAGCGATGATGCTGGAGATGTGCACCGATATTTATGGGGCTCCTGCATCCGCATTTGAACAGGCACTTCCCATGTATCAGAATGCTCCGGCCTCTTTTTATTACAATACCAGGGAGGCCTGGGGAGGGGCGTATGCCATTATAAAAAATGCAAACTTTATCCTTGAAGAATTGCCAAAGGGACCTCTGGTTGAGCTGAAGAAAAATCAATTAATGGCTGAGGCTCGTTTTCTAAGGGCTTATGCCTATTTTTATCTGGTGCAGCTGTATGGTGATGTGCCTATGCCAGTTAAGCCAATTACCGATTATAGTAAATTACAAATGCCACGAACCGCACAGACTGAAGTCTATAAATTAATCCTGGAAGACCTTAACTATGCAGAAGCAAACCTTCCTGAATCGACTGCTGCTCAGGGAAGGGTTTATAAACTGGTTTCCACCGCGCTACTGGCCAAGGTTTACCTGACAATGGCAGGAAATCCGCTAAAACAGACTCAGCATTTTGCCCATGCGAAAGAAAAAGCTATCGCAGTGATCAATTCGGGAAAGTTTCAGCTGGTAAATGATTTCGCTTCGGTATTTCATCAAACGGCATACACTTCCGAATCAATTTGGGAGAAACTATATGTGACCGGACTGGGAGGCAATCCGGTACATGGGATCACTTTAACTGCGGCAACCTATAACCCTATCCTGGTCCCTGCCGATTGGTTTATCAATAGTTTTGCGACCGGCGACCGGCGAAAACAATGGGGAATTGTTCAGAATTACGCGGGCCCGAAAGGAACGGTATTGAGTCCCTTTTTCCAGAAATTTGCAGATGTATCCGGAGTGGCCGGTGGTACCACCTCTTCGGGGGCAATCGTGAGCTATACCTTTCCATACCTTCGGTTGGCAGAAATGTATTTAATTGCAGCCGAAGCCGAAAATGAGGTAAACGGACCTGCCGGTGCCTATGTTTACATCAATGAGATCCGAAAACGTGCGAGAGTAAATAAGGCAGATGTAACGAATGTGCCCGACTTAACAGGGCTGTCCCAGCAACAGTTCCGGGAAGCAGCATGGATGGAACGTAAATGGGAACTTTGCCTGGAAGGAAGCACCTGGTTTGATTTGAAAAGAACGAATACGATGCAGAATATCCAGAATAGAAGAGGTGCAGGGTTGGTGAATCCAATCGGTGCTTACAATCAAACCTGGCTGATCCCTGATAATGAGGTAGTCAACAATAATATTGCTCAGAACCCAGTATATAAATAA